The Tenacibaculum jejuense genome includes a window with the following:
- a CDS encoding TonB-dependent receptor — protein MEIKNLNKKQIIKLIEENSEYQFFFLEDWLDDSLLSKSFINASIEDILKNIFESSDLNYFILEDNKIVLTKGNLIKKGVYSSTNLLTKSENDTPIIIDTETNNEINFLRIGKEEKKKKAFYTITGFVKNDKDGSPIEGVTIINKNTNNYTTTNSKGFYRIRLPFGKNKLETLFVGFESTHQNIILYNNGDLNFTINEKSEQLEEVFISANKNNNIRKTMSGISQIKAQEIKKIPLVLGERDILKVATTLPAIKTTGEGSEGVNVRGGKVDQNLFLLDDGVIYNPTHFLGLFSAVNPFTTNDLKVYTGNIPAEYGGRLSSVFDIRTKDSSTKKFSGEASIGPVTGNLNVEIPIVKDKSGLNLGVRSTYSDWVLNLVDNKEIKNSSVSFLDVIAKYAHSFNEKNNLKVTAYHSQDEYQIASDTINQYKNTMFSLNWEHKFNDKNKGNLILSNSQYAFDINYETLNTNAGYDLNYNINETDLKLKMKYNFSKAHKFDYGLESKLYRISPGTISPNGENSVINPLTIPKEKALESGIFISDEITVNPKLNFNVGLRLNQFLALGPSTQREYQENTPKNTTTLVDSFSFDDNEIFKTYYGLSYRIASRYAFDDSFSLKASFNKSFQYIHRLNNNTTATPVDTWRLSNTNIKPQEGSQLTLGLFKNIGDNNNYELSLESYYKRYENLLDYKVGATLLLNETIETEVLQGKGKSYGIEFLVKKNKGKLNGWMGYSYSRALIQLDSQFDEERVNNGLFFPTNYDKPHDFNAVLNYKLTERYSISTNFTYQTGRPITYPEGKFFIDNKEFLTYSNRNQFRIPDYYRLDIGINIEGNHKIKKFAHSFWNISIYNVLGRNNPYSVFFQTSESGNIESYQNSIFSVPIPTITYNFKF, from the coding sequence ATGGAGATTAAAAATCTTAACAAAAAACAAATCATAAAACTCATAGAAGAAAATAGTGAATATCAATTCTTCTTTTTAGAAGATTGGCTAGATGATTCTTTACTATCTAAGTCTTTTATAAACGCTTCTATTGAAGATATTTTAAAGAATATTTTTGAAAGTAGTGATTTAAATTATTTCATTTTAGAAGACAATAAAATAGTTTTAACTAAAGGAAATTTAATTAAAAAAGGTGTTTATAGTAGTACTAACTTACTCACTAAAAGTGAAAATGATACTCCCATTATAATAGATACAGAAACAAACAATGAAATTAATTTTTTAAGGATAGGAAAAGAAGAGAAGAAAAAGAAAGCTTTTTACACTATTACCGGATTTGTAAAAAATGATAAAGATGGATCGCCAATCGAAGGAGTAACAATAATTAATAAGAACACAAATAATTATACGACCACAAATAGTAAAGGTTTTTATCGTATAAGACTTCCTTTCGGAAAAAACAAACTCGAAACTTTATTTGTAGGATTTGAATCTACTCATCAAAATATTATTTTATACAATAATGGTGATCTCAATTTCACTATAAATGAGAAATCTGAACAATTGGAGGAAGTATTTATTAGTGCCAATAAAAATAACAACATCAGAAAAACGATGTCTGGTATTAGCCAAATTAAAGCTCAAGAAATAAAGAAAATCCCATTAGTTTTAGGTGAAAGAGATATTTTAAAAGTTGCGACTACACTACCAGCTATAAAAACTACAGGAGAAGGTTCTGAAGGAGTAAATGTTCGAGGAGGAAAAGTAGATCAAAATTTATTTTTATTAGATGATGGTGTTATTTACAATCCGACTCATTTTCTAGGCTTATTTTCTGCTGTAAATCCATTTACTACAAACGATTTAAAAGTATACACAGGAAATATTCCTGCGGAATATGGAGGAAGGCTATCTTCTGTTTTTGATATTAGGACTAAAGATTCTAGCACGAAAAAATTCTCTGGTGAAGCTTCTATAGGCCCAGTTACAGGTAATTTAAATGTTGAAATTCCTATAGTAAAAGATAAGTCTGGTTTAAATCTTGGTGTACGAAGCACGTATTCTGACTGGGTTTTAAATTTAGTCGATAACAAAGAAATTAAAAACAGTAGTGTTTCATTCTTAGATGTTATTGCAAAATACGCTCATTCCTTTAACGAAAAAAATAACTTAAAAGTTACAGCATATCACAGCCAAGATGAGTATCAAATTGCATCAGATACAATTAATCAATACAAAAACACAATGTTTTCTTTAAATTGGGAACATAAGTTCAATGATAAAAATAAAGGGAATTTAATTCTATCGAACAGTCAATATGCTTTTGATATCAACTATGAAACTTTAAACACCAATGCTGGCTATGACCTGAACTATAATATCAATGAGACTGATTTAAAATTAAAAATGAAATATAATTTTTCTAAAGCTCATAAATTTGACTACGGTTTAGAGTCTAAATTATATCGAATTAGTCCTGGAACTATTTCTCCTAATGGAGAAAACTCAGTTATAAACCCGCTTACAATTCCTAAAGAAAAAGCTTTAGAAAGTGGAATATTTATTTCAGATGAAATTACTGTAAATCCTAAATTAAATTTCAATGTTGGATTACGTCTTAATCAATTTTTAGCTTTAGGACCTTCTACACAAAGAGAATATCAAGAAAATACTCCAAAAAATACAACAACTTTAGTTGATAGTTTCTCTTTTGATGATAATGAAATTTTTAAAACTTACTATGGATTAAGCTATAGAATCGCTTCTCGTTATGCTTTTGATGATAGTTTTTCTTTAAAAGCCAGTTTTAATAAATCTTTTCAATATATCCACAGATTAAATAATAATACCACTGCTACTCCTGTAGATACTTGGCGACTTTCAAACACCAATATTAAACCTCAAGAAGGATCACAATTAACATTAGGACTTTTCAAAAACATTGGTGATAACAATAATTATGAACTAAGTTTAGAGAGTTATTACAAACGTTATGAAAACTTACTCGATTATAAAGTAGGTGCTACTCTATTACTCAATGAAACTATTGAAACCGAAGTTTTACAAGGAAAAGGAAAATCTTATGGTATCGAATTTCTAGTAAAAAAGAACAAAGGAAAATTGAATGGATGGATGGGCTATAGCTATTCTAGAGCATTAATACAATTAGATAGTCAATTTGATGAGGAACGTGTTAATAATGGTTTATTTTTTCCTACCAACTACGACAAACCTCACGACTTTAATGCAGTTCTTAATTATAAACTTACAGAACGTTATAGTATTTCTACAAACTTTACTTATCAAACTGGTAGACCTATAACCTATCCTGAAGGTAAATTTTTTATAGACAATAAAGAGTTTTTAACGTATAGCAATCGAAATCAGTTTAGAATTCCTGATTATTACAGACTTGACATAGGAATTAATATTGAAGGAAATCATAAAATAAAAAAGTTTGCGCATAGTTTTTGGAATATCTCCATATACAATGTATTAGGTAGAAATAATCCTTACTCTGTATTTTTTCAAACTTCTGAATCTGGTAATATAGAAAGTTATCAAAACTCTATTTTTTCTGTTCCAATTCCAACTATAACTTATAATTTCAAATTCTAA
- a CDS encoding YbjQ family protein produces the protein MILTTTNSIEGHKITEYKGIVTGISYNSSYNYNGTKMSFKDMFSMKKYYEAYELGLDGIKEEAFQKLKSNAEKLNADAVVGIKIDIETVSSSTVLVVSITGTAVRISPE, from the coding sequence ATGATTTTAACAACAACCAATTCAATTGAAGGACATAAAATAACGGAATACAAAGGTATTGTAACTGGTATTTCTTACAATTCCTCTTACAATTACAACGGAACTAAAATGTCTTTTAAAGATATGTTTAGCATGAAAAAGTATTACGAAGCTTATGAATTAGGTTTAGATGGTATTAAAGAAGAAGCTTTTCAAAAACTCAAAAGCAATGCTGAAAAACTAAATGCAGATGCCGTTGTAGGAATTAAAATTGATATTGAAACTGTATCAAGTTCTACAGTATTGGTTGTTTCTATTACTGGAACTGCTGTGCGTATTTCTCCTGAATAA
- a CDS encoding IPT/TIG domain-containing protein produces MKILNYRNLVNVYMLLILGIVLVSGQTITSMSPSKGSIAGGTLVTLKGTGFDQSKAVGIFFKDTNNPNGIAVLGVSYSKSGDTITFKTPSRPNKGTFSVYLELKKGAKEIYSPTDFEYKLPEVNTMSPGSTSIKGGKKITIKGKYFTGATYVKFGKSGNTPISVNDSIITVMNPPHVAGNVSVSVDVQAKYVPVPFQFKYKNESIKNTYNLSLENLTGLGSSYKVYVLGYSTASQKYLTVDKNTKLGSFKKFSKETGYIESYELGKDIANITLSNTNEINGARIYFFVKDSTKVYQDNANKTKNGNLGFKYSASGTNVYQVKNPPQKAFPQYNYVEATFLKDQNLYIDASFVDGFFFPISILAEDKLGNELDRIGQTEGISSEQVIEAYRLFLKKKDVSKGYKDLIYTPKGELPVLLNPGMYLNDTVNALDTEFNKALQQMFTSTTMKMNIWQNGAAGFARNYKVTPVTKVFPGTTNTHSALEFTSSNATTLHVFNPVGFSVVSYKDVTSGTMLPILGKINDNTLTFKDPLPLDCGLKVGMYVNSGGGSTDGVTKITAISKTKKKITSVTLNSSTNYSNYFQYKFSKAPTHYYYSPGHMVFAGLGLFADGPFRYSDANNQIVVNGLENQISTALNRGVALVKFADVTSPGRTTTNWGDETAWYPAKQPQNMFSYFMHTAKVGDKHIFSLPKNPVKSSRGPLMAKAYGFAYDENPIGGNQNNQPQVPSEFPGAYPEKTTQLKLSLGPWKTKKKQ; encoded by the coding sequence ATGAAAATATTGAATTACAGAAATTTAGTGAATGTGTACATGTTATTAATATTAGGAATTGTTTTAGTTTCAGGTCAAACTATTACCAGCATGAGTCCGTCTAAAGGTTCTATAGCAGGAGGAACTTTAGTTACTCTAAAAGGAACTGGATTTGATCAAAGTAAAGCAGTAGGAATATTTTTTAAAGACACAAATAACCCTAATGGTATTGCAGTTTTAGGTGTCTCATATAGTAAAAGTGGAGACACAATCACCTTTAAAACTCCTTCTAGACCAAATAAAGGAACGTTTTCGGTGTACTTAGAATTAAAAAAAGGAGCTAAAGAAATTTATTCACCAACTGATTTTGAATATAAGTTACCAGAAGTAAATACGATGAGTCCGGGTAGTACTTCAATTAAAGGAGGAAAAAAAATAACAATAAAAGGAAAGTATTTTACTGGAGCTACTTATGTGAAATTTGGAAAATCAGGGAATACGCCTATTTCAGTTAATGATTCAATAATTACAGTAATGAATCCTCCGCATGTTGCTGGAAATGTATCTGTATCTGTTGATGTTCAAGCAAAATATGTACCTGTTCCTTTTCAATTTAAATATAAGAATGAATCAATAAAAAACACATATAATTTATCTCTAGAAAATCTAACAGGTTTAGGTAGTTCATATAAAGTTTATGTTTTAGGTTACAGTACAGCATCACAAAAATATCTCACAGTTGATAAGAACACTAAATTGGGTAGTTTTAAAAAGTTTTCTAAAGAAACGGGATATATAGAATCTTACGAATTAGGAAAAGATATAGCGAATATCACCTTATCGAATACGAATGAAATAAATGGTGCTAGAATCTATTTTTTTGTAAAAGATAGTACTAAAGTATATCAAGATAATGCTAACAAGACAAAAAATGGTAATCTAGGTTTCAAATATAGTGCATCTGGTACTAATGTTTATCAAGTAAAGAATCCTCCACAAAAAGCATTTCCGCAATATAATTATGTAGAAGCTACATTTTTAAAGGATCAAAATTTATATATAGATGCTTCTTTTGTAGATGGATTTTTCTTCCCGATTTCTATTTTAGCTGAAGATAAATTAGGAAATGAGTTAGATCGTATTGGTCAAACTGAAGGCATAAGTAGTGAACAAGTAATTGAAGCTTATCGACTCTTTCTTAAAAAGAAAGATGTTTCTAAAGGATACAAAGATTTAATTTATACACCTAAAGGAGAGTTACCAGTATTATTGAATCCTGGAATGTATTTAAATGATACGGTAAATGCTTTAGATACTGAGTTTAATAAAGCTCTTCAACAAATGTTTACTAGTACAACAATGAAGATGAATATTTGGCAAAATGGAGCTGCGGGTTTTGCTAGAAATTATAAAGTAACTCCGGTAACAAAAGTATTTCCTGGGACAACGAATACGCATTCTGCTTTAGAATTTACAAGTTCTAATGCAACGACATTACATGTATTTAATCCAGTTGGTTTTTCTGTAGTTTCTTACAAGGATGTGACTAGTGGAACGATGTTACCAATCTTAGGTAAAATTAACGATAATACGTTAACGTTTAAAGATCCATTACCATTAGATTGTGGTTTAAAAGTCGGAATGTATGTTAATTCTGGTGGAGGTTCTACAGATGGAGTAACTAAGATTACTGCAATATCGAAAACGAAAAAGAAAATAACATCGGTTACTTTAAATTCTAGTACTAATTATTCAAATTACTTTCAATATAAGTTTTCAAAAGCACCAACTCATTATTATTACTCACCTGGGCACATGGTTTTTGCAGGGTTAGGTTTGTTTGCAGATGGACCGTTTAGATATTCAGATGCTAATAATCAAATTGTGGTAAATGGTTTAGAAAATCAAATTAGTACGGCTTTGAATAGGGGAGTTGCTTTAGTGAAATTTGCAGATGTTACTTCTCCGGGAAGAACAACAACGAATTGGGGAGATGAAACTGCATGGTATCCAGCTAAGCAACCACAAAATATGTTTTCTTATTTTATGCACACAGCCAAAGTGGGAGATAAACATATATTTTCTTTACCTAAAAATCCTGTAAAATCTAGTAGAGGACCTTTAATGGCAAAAGCTTATGGTTTCGCATATGATGAAAATCCAATTGGAGGAAATCAAAATAATCAACCACAAGTTCCGTCTGAATTTCCTGGAGCCTATCCTGAAAAAACTACTCAGTTAAAATTAAGTTTAGGTCCTTGGAAAACCAAAAAGAAGCAATAA
- a CDS encoding DUF4249 domain-containing protein — translation MKQRFFLIFMCTFTLLMIGSCIEPIELNNDQSFKSNIVVRAIITNEFKKHTVKISKTVPINATEANPEKNATVNIIDNNGTTYNFVETSDGIYTSTMEFAAVTDKEYTLKIKTENGNSYTSTPEKLPLVAEIDEIKISVEDNTTENIQEAVVRVNSKQTNDSGKYYRYEFDETYKIQALFWVNETISIRSNTSPYEFELVRKDPDIFGDGTCYGNEKSKEILITETASLNEDQVLGFAIQKIPIKHFKIGRRYSILVKQYVVNQNTYNFYENLKKFSDSNNIFFETQVGNIPNNISSETNPDDITVGFFEVSSVSSKRVFFNRSEFTNIDFEDYTSLLVCEGTRQPRVEDSSGNSPLLKSLEGGWIFLKEPADPSPSNPYILIRKFCGDCSHLGQPTVPSFWVE, via the coding sequence ATGAAACAAAGATTTTTTCTCATATTCATGTGTACTTTTACACTTCTAATGATAGGAAGTTGCATAGAACCAATAGAATTAAATAATGACCAAAGTTTTAAAAGTAATATTGTTGTTAGAGCAATAATTACCAATGAATTTAAAAAACACACGGTAAAAATTTCAAAAACAGTTCCTATAAATGCTACTGAAGCAAATCCAGAAAAAAATGCAACTGTAAATATTATTGATAATAACGGAACCACATATAACTTTGTAGAAACCAGTGATGGTATTTACACTTCTACTATGGAATTTGCTGCAGTAACTGACAAAGAATATACCTTAAAAATAAAAACTGAAAATGGTAACAGTTATACTTCTACTCCTGAAAAATTGCCATTAGTTGCTGAAATCGATGAGATAAAAATTTCTGTAGAAGATAATACTACAGAAAACATTCAAGAAGCTGTAGTAAGAGTAAATAGTAAACAAACTAATGATTCAGGAAAATATTATCGATACGAATTTGACGAAACTTACAAAATACAGGCTTTGTTTTGGGTTAATGAAACTATCTCGATAAGATCAAATACTAGCCCTTATGAATTTGAGTTGGTAAGAAAAGATCCTGATATTTTTGGTGATGGAACTTGTTATGGAAATGAAAAATCTAAAGAGATATTAATAACAGAAACTGCAAGTTTGAACGAAGACCAAGTCTTAGGATTTGCTATTCAAAAAATACCGATTAAGCATTTCAAAATAGGAAGACGTTACTCAATTTTAGTTAAACAATATGTAGTTAATCAAAATACTTATAATTTTTATGAGAATTTGAAAAAATTCTCAGACTCCAATAATATCTTTTTTGAAACTCAAGTAGGTAATATTCCAAATAATATTTCTTCAGAAACCAATCCTGATGATATTACTGTTGGTTTTTTCGAAGTTTCTTCTGTAAGCTCTAAAAGAGTATTTTTCAATCGATCGGAATTTACAAATATTGATTTTGAAGATTACACTAGTCTTTTGGTTTGTGAAGGTACCAGACAACCCAGAGTTGAAGACAGCTCTGGAAACTCACCTCTTTTAAAATCTTTGGAAGGTGGATGGATTTTTCTTAAAGAACCAGCCGACCCTTCTCCTTCTAATCCTTATATATTGATCAGAAAATTTTGTGGGGATTGTAGTCATTTAGGACAACCAACTGTTCCAAGTTTTTGGGTTGAATAA
- a CDS encoding acyl carrier protein phosphodiesterase: MNFLAHLYLSPPNNNEIMIGNFIADHVRGNKFKHYPENIQRGIYLHRAIDTFTDSNEIVRISKRRLHERYGHYDGVIIDIFYDHFLAKNWDNYSQIPLDIYTNSVYQLLVDKKETLPEKTQELLPYMIQYNWLYNYQFIDGIQDVMNGMNRRTKGKSQMNLAIEDLELYYTDLENDFQTFMFELINFVAIEIDKI, from the coding sequence ATGAATTTTTTGGCTCACCTCTATTTATCTCCTCCAAATAATAACGAAATTATGATTGGTAACTTTATTGCCGATCATGTTAGAGGTAACAAATTCAAGCATTATCCAGAAAATATTCAACGTGGTATCTATTTACATCGTGCTATAGATACATTCACCGATTCTAATGAAATTGTTAGAATAAGTAAACGTCGTTTGCATGAACGTTACGGACATTATGATGGCGTTATTATCGATATATTTTACGATCACTTCTTAGCTAAAAATTGGGATAATTATTCCCAAATTCCTTTAGATATTTATACGAATAGTGTTTACCAATTACTCGTCGATAAAAAAGAAACTTTGCCAGAAAAAACACAAGAATTACTTCCATACATGATTCAGTATAATTGGTTATATAACTACCAATTCATAGATGGAATTCAAGATGTTATGAATGGAATGAACAGACGAACCAAAGGGAAATCTCAAATGAATTTAGCAATTGAAGATCTCGAATTATATTATACAGATCTCGAAAATGATTTTCAAACCTTTATGTTTGAATTAATCAATTTTGTGGCTATAGAAATTGATAAAATTTAA
- a CDS encoding VOC family protein, whose product MIQPFHIAIPVQNLEKCRSYYRDILQCEEGRSAEHWVDFNFFGHQLVIHQKENFIPTKAMTNPVDGHDVPVPHFGVVLSWNDWHKLADHLKSVDTKFVIEPTIRFKGKVGEQATMFFKDPENNALEFKAFKDMSQLFAK is encoded by the coding sequence ATGATACAACCTTTTCACATTGCCATACCTGTTCAAAATTTAGAAAAATGTCGTTCTTATTACAGAGATATTTTACAATGTGAAGAAGGCAGAAGTGCTGAACATTGGGTTGATTTTAATTTCTTTGGACATCAATTGGTAATTCATCAGAAAGAAAACTTTATTCCTACAAAAGCAATGACAAATCCGGTTGACGGTCATGATGTTCCTGTTCCGCATTTTGGTGTTGTGTTATCTTGGAATGACTGGCATAAATTAGCAGATCATTTAAAAAGTGTAGATACAAAATTTGTTATAGAACCTACTATTCGTTTTAAAGGAAAAGTTGGTGAACAAGCAACCATGTTTTTTAAAGATCCTGAAAACAATGCTTTAGAGTTTAAAGCTTTTAAAGACATGAGTCAGCTTTTTGCTAAGTAA
- the ggt gene encoding gamma-glutamyltransferase — translation MKQSFALLLCIILLFNCKKQPEIGLITEKAMVVSAREEASKIGADILKKGGNAFDAMAATELALAVSFPYAGNIGGGGFMVYRKNNGEIGALDYREKAPIAATQNMYLDSLGNVIKGKSTLGAMAVGIPGTVAGVFATHEKFGSLPMEEIIQPVIDLAKKGVIVTQKQENRLKKHIPAFRKANSETILLDNNWKKGDTIKYMALAETLTRIQQNGRDEFYKGETAKTLAKFMQENGGLITEEDLAKYEAKWRTPVVFNYDDLKVISMAPPSSGGICLAQIMNAIEPYDLDKYGHNSVKSIQVITEAERRAYADRSFFLGDPDFVKIPKETLISKPYSTSRMESFSFDKATSSSDVSHGDITFSESNETTHYSIVDQFGNAVSVTTTINAAFGSKLYCSELGFFLNNEMDDFSSKPGVPNMFGLVGAEANKIEPEKRMLSSMTPTIVEKNGKLFMVVGTPGGSTIITSVLQTILNVHEYKMGMQEAVNQPRFHHQWLPDDIKMEPNGFSENIRNKLKSLGYKLDESNAPVIGKVDAILVLPDGKLEGGADHRGDDKAVGF, via the coding sequence ATGAAACAAAGTTTTGCCTTACTTTTATGTATCATATTACTATTTAATTGTAAAAAACAACCAGAAATCGGATTAATTACTGAAAAAGCTATGGTTGTTTCTGCAAGAGAAGAAGCTTCTAAAATTGGAGCCGATATTCTTAAAAAAGGTGGTAATGCTTTTGATGCTATGGCTGCTACTGAACTTGCTTTAGCCGTTTCTTTTCCATATGCTGGAAATATTGGTGGTGGCGGATTTATGGTGTATCGAAAAAATAACGGTGAAATTGGTGCTTTAGATTATCGAGAAAAAGCTCCGATAGCTGCTACTCAAAATATGTATTTAGACTCTTTAGGAAATGTAATAAAAGGAAAAAGTACTTTAGGAGCAATGGCTGTTGGTATTCCTGGAACTGTTGCTGGAGTTTTTGCAACTCATGAAAAATTTGGATCACTTCCAATGGAAGAAATTATTCAACCCGTAATTGATTTGGCTAAAAAAGGAGTAATCGTTACCCAAAAACAAGAAAACAGACTAAAAAAACATATACCTGCTTTTAGAAAGGCAAACTCAGAAACTATTTTACTAGATAACAACTGGAAAAAAGGCGACACCATAAAATATATGGCTTTAGCTGAAACATTAACTCGAATTCAACAAAACGGTCGTGATGAATTTTACAAAGGAGAAACCGCAAAAACGCTTGCTAAATTTATGCAAGAAAATGGCGGATTAATTACTGAGGAAGATTTAGCAAAATACGAAGCAAAATGGAGAACTCCGGTTGTATTTAATTACGATGATTTAAAAGTTATTTCAATGGCTCCGCCTTCTAGTGGAGGAATCTGTTTAGCGCAAATTATGAATGCTATCGAACCTTATGATTTAGATAAATACGGACATAATTCTGTTAAATCTATTCAAGTAATTACAGAAGCCGAACGAAGAGCTTATGCTGATAGAAGTTTTTTCTTAGGTGATCCTGATTTTGTAAAAATTCCAAAAGAAACTTTAATTAGTAAGCCTTACAGCACTTCTAGAATGGAGAGCTTCTCTTTTGATAAAGCTACTTCTTCTAGCGATGTTTCTCATGGTGATATCACGTTTTCAGAAAGTAATGAAACTACCCACTACTCTATTGTGGATCAATTCGGAAATGCAGTTTCTGTAACTACAACAATTAATGCAGCTTTTGGTTCTAAATTATATTGTAGTGAATTAGGTTTCTTTTTAAATAATGAAATGGATGATTTTAGCAGCAAACCTGGCGTTCCAAATATGTTTGGTTTAGTTGGTGCTGAAGCAAATAAAATTGAACCAGAAAAAAGAATGTTAAGTTCTATGACACCAACTATAGTTGAGAAAAACGGAAAATTATTCATGGTTGTTGGAACTCCAGGAGGTTCAACAATTATCACTTCAGTTTTACAAACAATTTTAAATGTTCATGAATACAAAATGGGAATGCAAGAAGCCGTTAATCAACCTCGTTTTCATCATCAATGGTTACCAGATGATATAAAAATGGAACCAAATGGTTTTTCTGAAAATATTAGAAATAAACTAAAATCTTTAGGGTATAAATTAGATGAATCTAACGCTCCTGTGATTGGTAAAGTGGATGCTATTTTAGTACTTCCTGATGGGAAATTAGAAGGTGGTGCAGATCATCGCGGTGACGATAAAGCTGTTGGGTTTTAA
- a CDS encoding TVP38/TMEM64 family protein — protein sequence MLKTGKKIFYILWGVLLIYLLYRYIENPQIFSVDYIKDFISSYKEHIMIVYITLSCIRGFFLIPSTPFVIAGALLFPDQLLLVLVISMIGIMSSATSLYYFADILGFSDYLEKKYPKKVKKWESKLQSSKATYLVLGWSFFPLVPTDIICYVAGIIKMPFKYMFTGVFIGELVLVTFYVYCGAMLGL from the coding sequence ATGTTAAAGACAGGAAAAAAGATATTCTATATACTTTGGGGTGTATTACTCATTTATCTACTATACCGATACATTGAAAATCCACAGATATTCTCTGTAGACTATATCAAGGATTTTATTAGTTCATACAAAGAACATATTATGATAGTCTATATTACGCTATCATGTATAAGAGGTTTCTTTTTAATTCCTAGCACACCTTTTGTAATCGCTGGAGCCTTATTATTTCCAGATCAGTTACTTCTCGTATTAGTTATTTCTATGATAGGAATCATGTCATCTGCTACATCATTATATTATTTTGCTGATATTTTAGGTTTTAGTGACTATTTGGAAAAGAAATATCCTAAAAAAGTCAAAAAATGGGAATCTAAACTTCAAAGTTCTAAGGCTACATATTTAGTCTTAGGATGGTCGTTTTTCCCTTTAGTTCCAACAGATATTATTTGCTATGTTGCTGGAATTATTAAAATGCCTTTTAAATATATGTTCACAGGCGTATTTATTGGGGAATTAGTTTTGGTTACTTTTTATGTGTATTGTGGAGCTATGTTAGGTTTATAG